Proteins from one Parasteatoda tepidariorum isolate YZ-2023 chromosome 4, CAS_Ptep_4.0, whole genome shotgun sequence genomic window:
- the LOC107437980 gene encoding tyrosine decarboxylase-like — MNSEEFKKAGEEMIDYIANYRATISKRPVVTKEKPGYMRNFVPLKAPMKGEKWKHIMEDVDKIIIPGLTHWVHPHFYSYFPMGASLPSLLGTVITGAFGCSGSTWFTSPASTELEIIIIDWVAKLLGLPEKFLFHKEGRQGGGCLRGSASECILMTVCAAQWAALHELKKKQPSTPDGELLTSLVAYCSKEAHSCVEKACLIAMVTLRILDTDDRCRFRGKDLEEAVKKDLEGGLNPFFVVGTFGTTSSTAIDKFDELGSICVKYGLWLHIDGAYGANALVCPEIRHLAKGFEYASSINMNPSKWMLMHLDCSIIWVEDRFQYVQSLCPKSTPMNVHPDTQMIDFYQWGTDDRRRFRALKMWVTIRKFGVEGIQKYVRNHIQLAKKFEELVRGDDRFEVMNDVNFGLVCFRFKGTNEINAKILAAIDASRMLFMVPASLGNTYIIRFSVNYEESTEKEILYAWEIIKNTVEELDLTIDEMYDSLEYFY, encoded by the coding sequence ATGAAttctgaagaatttaaaaaagctgGTGAAGAAATGATTGACTATATAGCTAATTACAGAGCAACAATTTCTAAGAGACCTGTCGTAACAAAAGAAAAGCCAGGATACATGAGAAACTTTGTCCCTTTAAAAGCACCCATGAAAGGTGAAAAATGGAAACACATAATGGAAGACGTGGACAAAATCATTATACCTGGACTTACTCATTGGGTTCATCCTCATTTTTACTCCTATTTTCCTATGGGTGCCTCATTGCCGTCTCTTCTCGGAACAGTAATAACAGGAGCTTTCGGTTGTTCAGGGAGTACATGGTTCACTTCTCCGGCAAGTACTgaacttgaaattattattatagattggGTTGCAAAACTGTTAGGGTTACCAGAgaaatttttgttccataaagAAGGTCGTCAAGGTGGAGGCTGTTTGCGAGGTTCTGCAAGTGAATGCATCCTTATGACTGTTTGTGCAGCTCAATGGGCAGCTCTGCATGAACTAAAAAAGAAGCAACCTTCTACCCCGGATGGTGAGTTGCTGACGTCATTAGTTGCATATTGCTCTAAAGAAGCCCATTCATGCGTTGAAAAGGCTTGTTTAATAGCAATGGTCACTCTCAGAATTCTTGATACAGATGACAGGTGCCGATTTCGAGGAAAAGATCTTGAAGAAGCAGTAAAAAAAGATCTGGAAGGCGGACTGAATCCTTTCTTTGTTGTTGGTACTTTCGGAACAACATCATCTACAGCAATCGATAAATTCGATGAACTAGGTtcaatttgtgtaaaatatggTCTGTGGTTACATATTGACGGAGCATATGGTGCCAATGCTTTGGTATGTCCAGAAATCCGACATTTGGCTAAAGGTTTCGAATATGCATCATCAATAAATATGAATCCAAGTAAGTGGATGTTAATGCACCTTGATTGTTCGATAATATGGGTGGAAGATAGGTTTCAATATGTTCAGAGTTTATGTCCTAAATCAACACCTATGAACGTTCATCCAGATACTCAAATGATAGATTTCTATCAGTGGGGCACTGATGACAGAAGAAGATTTAGAGCTTTAAAAATGTGGGTGACAATTCGTAAGTTTGGCGTAGAAGGTATACAGAAATACGTAAGGAATCATATTCAGTTGGCgaagaaatttgaagaattagtTCGAGGAGACGATCGCTTTGAGGTTATGAATGATGTTAACTTTGGCCTAGTGTGTTTTCGATTTAAAGGCACTAACGAAATAAATGCGAAGATATTGGCTGCAATAGATGCTTCAAGGATGCTATTTATGGTTCCTGCATCTTTAGGGAATACCTATATTATTCGTTTTAGTGTAAATTATGAAGAAAGCACTGAAAAAGAAATACTGTATGCGTGGGAAATCATAAAAAACACAGTAGAGGAGCTTGATCTAACAATAGACGAAATGTATGACtctttggaatatttttattga
- the LOC107437985 gene encoding tyrosine decarboxylase-like translates to MNSDEFKEKGFEIIEYISNYFDTVAKRPVVTTERPGFMKELVPLKAPEKADEWEDIMKDMDDVIIPGFSHWAHPHFHAYFPTGCSLASVLGTLLTGAFGCSGSSWSTSPASTELEVIILEWLAKAFDLPKKFLFYEKGSKGGGCLQGSASECTLLVCLAAQKIALQKLKKENPSIPEGELLASLVAYCSKEAHSSVEKACLIAMVTVRIIDTDERFRFRGKELEEAVKQDLKDGLHPFLVVGTLGTTASTSVDKFDEIGPICKKYELWLHVDGAYGISALICPEFRHFANGLEYASSIAVNPHKWLLMHFDCSSFWIDDRCRFVKALSADPDSLSADADAKIIDFSHWGTGDRIRFRALKMWVVMRTYGVTGMQKFIRNHVQLAKYFEELVQKDHRFEVINDVNFGTICFRLKSSNDANAKLLASIVQTRKLFMVPASLGGSYVIRFNISYEHMSENDIFNAWEIITTHFEDLNNI, encoded by the coding sequence ATGAATTCGGACGAGTTTAAAGAAAAAGGTTTTGaaataatagaatatatatCAAACTATTTTGATACTGTTGCAAAGAGACCTGTTGTAACGACAGAAAGACCTGGTTTCATGAAAGAGCTTGTTCCTCTTAAAGCTCCAGAAAAAGCAGATGAATGGGAAGACATAATGAAAGATATGGATGATGTTATAATTCCCGGATTTTCCCATTGGGCCCATCCACACTTTCATGCGTATTTTCCAACTGGTTGTTCTCTAGCATCAGTTCTTGGTACCCTATTAACAGGAGCTTTCGGTTGCTCTGGAAGTTCGTGGTCCACAAGTCCAGCCAGCACTGAACTTGAGGTAATCATTTTAGAATGGCTTGCTAAAGCGTTTGATTTACCAAAGAAGTTTTTGTTCTATGAAAAGGGAAGTAAAGGTGGTGGATGCTTGCAAGGCTCAGCCAGTGAATGTACTCTTTTAGTTTGTTTGGCTGCACAAAAGATTGCTTTgcagaagttaaaaaaagaaaacccttCGATTCCTGAGGGCGAACTATTAGCCTCGCTTGTAGCCTATTGCTCTAAAGAAGCGCATTCAAGCGTCGAAAAGGCTTGTTTAATAGCCATGGTTACTGTAAGAATTATCGACACAGATGAGAGATTCAGGTTTCGTGGTAAAGAACTTGAAGAAGCAGTAAAACAAGATTTGAAAGACGGACTTCATCCTTTTCTGGTCGTTGGTACTTTAGGAACAACAGCATCCACGTCTGTCGATAAATTTGATGAGATAGGGCCAATTTGTAAGAAGTATGAGCTTTGGTTACATGTTGACGGAGCGTACGGAATAAGTGCTTTAATTTGCCCGGAATTTCGCCATTTTGCAAATGGATTGGAATATGCATCATCGATAGCTGTGAATCCACACAAGTGGCTTTTGATGCACTTTGATTGTTCTTCCTTCTGGATTGATGATCGATGCAGATTTGTTAAAGCTTTGTCTGCAGATCCAGATTCCCTCTCTGCTGATGCAGACgctaaaataattgatttttctcaCTGGGGAACAGGAGACAGAATAAGATTTAGAGCACTTAAAATGTGGGTGGTGATGCGCACATATGGGGTGACGGGAATGCAAAAATTCATAAGAAATCATGTCCAACTGGCGAAATATTTTGAAGAGCTGGTACAGAAAGACCATCGTTTTGAAGTTATTAATGATGTTAATTTTGGTACTATTTGTTTCCGACTTAAATCCTCCAATGATGCCAATGCAAAATTATTAGCATCTATAGTTCAGACAAGAAAGTTATTTATGGTCCCGGCATCATTGGGAGGATCTTATGTTATTCGTTTTAACATTAGTTATGAACATATGTcagaaaacgatatttttaatgcatgggAAATTATAACAACtcattttgaagatttaaataatatttaa